The following nucleotide sequence is from Cucumis melo cultivar AY chromosome 1, USDA_Cmelo_AY_1.0, whole genome shotgun sequence.
TTCAAATATTCCGTATCTTCCAGATTCCATTACGAAGTTGTATTATTTAGAaacatttttctttcaatgttcacataatttagaaaatttacCCAATGATGTGGGAAACTTGATCAACCTTAAGCATTTGGATCTTTCTCATAATTCTACTTTAGAATTCCTTCCCGATTCTATTACTGAGTTGTGTAAGTTGGAAGCACTTATCCTTAAGGGTTGTGAAAAATTAAAGAGATTGccgaaaaatataaaaaattgcaACAATCTTAGGCAACTTGATCTTTCTCACAATGAGAGAATAGAATTTCTTCCTGATTCTATTACTCAATTGATTAATTTGGAAACACTTATCCTCTCTTGGTGTATAAACTTAAAAGAACTGCCAGAAGATACTAAAAGGTTGATCAACCTTAAGCAGCTTTATTTGGAGATTTGCACCGCTCTCACTCATATGCCAAAAGGATTAGGTGAGCTGACTAATCTTCAAACATTGAATACATTTGTATTGGGAAATAATAAGGGTGGCGAGTTAAAGGAGTTGGATGGACTTACCAAATTAAGAGGAAAATTAAGCATTGAACATTTGGAATTTTGTACCAATATCGTTGATCATAAAATGAAAGGTAAGTTCTTGCAACTAAAGTCTGGTCTCCAAGAGTTGAAGTTACATTGGGAGAAACATACAATTGGTGAGTTGGAGGATGTGATCTACGAAAGTGTTTTAGATTGCTTACAACCACATTCAAATCttcaaaagatatatattgatGGATATGGTGGAGTGAATTTATGTAATTGGGTAGTATCCCCTAAGTTCCTTGGTTGTCTTGTCACTATGCGTCTTTGTAATTGTGAAAGATTACGACATCTCCCCAAATTCGATCAATTTCCTAATCTCAAGCATCTTTACCTTATAGACTTACCCAACATCGAGTACATTATTGCAAATAATGATGATTCTGTTTCTTCATCAACAAATTTTCCATCCTTGGAgaacttgattattttgaaCATGCCTAAGTTAGTGAGCTGGTGCAAGGGTACAACGTCAACCAAATCTTCTATAACCAAATCTTCTATAATAATATTTCCTTACCATTATATGATATCTCTGCAATCTCTCCTTCTAAAGAACTGTCAAAATTTAAAGAGCTTACCAGAATGGATTGGCAACCTCACCTCACTTACAAGTTTATATATTAGCTTTTGTAAAAAGCTAACTATGCTACCAGAAGGGATTCGACATACccataatttaaaatatttagcGATTTATGATTGTCCCATGTTGAGAGAAAGGTGCAAGAAACACACCGGAGAAGATTGGCCTAAGATCTCCCATATTCCAAACATCTTTCTTTGAAGAATATTTTATCAGCTTCATTGAGGTATGCAAATCAATTTTCTctcattattttatatttattactatTTGAAAAAGCAGTATAGTtgcattttaactttttttacttttctctTTGTATAGTCTGCCGCTGTTACAACATGCTCTCACACAAAAGGTATAAATTGTATAGGTTTGGACACACAGACCAACCTCTCTGATCTCATCAACCTTAaaatatttcttatttattataaaacttcatatcatatataattatatatatatatatatatgcacaaAATTTTATCACTTTTAGTATTCATTTCGCCTCGATGGGTAAATCTCCTGTTGttttcatcaaaattcttttgTTCACAAACctcattttaattaattgtgcTGTGTTGTCTttgtttttattggttttttttttttttgtttcaatatAGTGTTGTTTTTATTATATTAGTTTGATTTCCAATATCAGTCATTTTCTTATGTGTCCAAATCGATCTTTTTACTGATTTTAATGGTAGTGATTGTATATTAATTGTAGATGAATATCTCTAATGTTATATTAGTGATTTTTACTTGAGAAGACTACTTGGTAAAGTACTTTAATTTGGAAGCAAATTCAAAATGTCTTATAACATACAATCACATAATGAGCGTAATATATAATATTGATATTAAACTTGTTTTCAAATGATTTTTATGTAGACATTATATGGAACTTTATTACCAATTTGacacataataattaattattatgtgtTTGTTGTTGATTGTACAAATTAAATTACTTGTAGTTTCATCTTTACCATTGAAATTGGAATCTTACAATATAAAATTGTTTTCCAGATGTATCGGGGAAGGAAAAAGAGCTAATTAGCTAAGCTACCGAAAGACTTTCATTCCGAACAAGTTTAAGCTTTTCCTTTGGCCAATCTTTCCCTTGTGGTGAGGTGAACATTCCGTCGACAAAGTTGTGTGTTATCATGGTCTCTTAGTTTATTTGAGATATGATGAGAGTGCTAAGCATGTGTCAACCTGGTTTGAGATATCTAGTGCATCTTTTATATGGTTCTTTATATGTCGTCCCTTAGTCATTTCTTGCTACTGACACATTATTATTTGTTGGGTACATTATTATCTTTGATAGTAGAAATTTTGACTACGGTCACGTGGTTTTTTACTCATCAATTTGAGGATGTTTTCCACGTTAAAATTGTTGGTGCTTTTGATTATCATCGacttattttcaaatatagcaaaattgaaccaaaataattataaaatgttgcaaattaatttcaaatttatcgATATAAATACTAATAAACGTTGATATCGGATCTTGCATAAATAGATATTAGACATTCACATAAAATTATTGGAAGATGAAGGTTACTAATGTGAAAAAGCTAAATTTGCTACCTTAATTTGTCACACCATTGattattcaaaattataatACAAGTTTTGATATGCAATTATTCTAATTTTAATACTATAAATTCAATATCTTtcaaaaggaaataataataattgatgataataataataatacaacaagtatatatgaaaagtatataattgatataatattttgttattaattatattagttTAATTGACATAGAGATTATTATACGATCAATTATTGCATTAAGAATTAACTATTTGATATTgaaataaaacatatttaatTTGAGAATTAGATTAATTATTGAATCCATTGACTACATCTCTAGTAACCAACTTGTGTTCATACATTTCGATTAAAGACTTTATTGTcgattataataattaaaattaaactaatcgcatttaattattatagtactttgtcaaatttaaaatacaatttgaataaaaaagaaaggaaaagtattataaatgtaacaaaatatcaaactatttacgactgTCTAACAAAGCTCGTAaaattagctattttttaaatattataggtttgcccttccatatttctttcgcgattcgtcttcctcctctatTTTGTCTTCTTCGTTCTTTCCTGCGATTTTGTCtatcttcttttctctttttcttttctgcgatttcttttcatcatttttcttatttttcaattctttatttacgtcgtttgatctttctatcgtttttcttcttttccttttttttcgctttgatttcttttcatcgtctttctattttttttacgcatttgcatttggtaactaaatctaaacgactttgtataagactatataaaaaaaatagcaaaatctaaaaaatcttctataaagaatcttgaaaaaaaccatttaaattggagtagtgtaaacgatcgtttaaaaaagtaaacgattctgtaaaaaaaagattgtgtataaaaaatcttgaaaaaaattatttacattggagtaaccaaatgtaaacgatggtttaaaaaaaagttaacgatcgtttaaaaaaaataaacgatcgtgtaaaaaaaataaaagatggtgtaaagaaatctaaacgatcgtataaagaaatctaaacgatcgtgtaccaaaagaattaataaaatcgtgtaccaaattttaaaaaaaatattatttagattttggtccccaaatctaaatgatcctgtaacaaaattaaaaccacgtaattgaaaagaaaaattgtagccatatctaaacgatctatCTAAACCATCGTATATATAtggaaccatatctaaacgatcgcgcatatattgaaccatatctaaacgatcgcgtataaattgaaccatatctaaacgatcgcgtataaattataaccatatctaaacgattgccttgtagccatatataaacgatcgcgtataaattatagccatatctaaacgatcgcgagtatattgaaccatatctaaacgatcgcaaatatattgcGCGCGTTATTGACGCCGTGGTTGACGgcacatttttggtattttacacggcctctgagctttttccgtttttggaattattatatacaatgtaaatattttgccacttttttatattttgaaaagaccccaataacaaatttacaaatctaTTAAAATAAGTAAACTATTTTTAACCTAGAAAAGTTTTCACCTTACAAaactaatatttatttatttattttttaaaaactacttTTCTAACATCTTTCTTACTTTTTGAGATTTTACATGAACAATTCCACACGGTgaaaacactattttatttgacattcaAATGTTAGTACGTTTTACATCATTTTTCTACTTtcaaactataaaaaaaaattgaaaattttatcgTTAAAAATAGTTCGAGTGATGATTATTATTTCTATGTTCAAAAAGTCAATGCATACAAATGCAAGTTGAGCTAAGCTCGTGTTGACAACCAATTTACATTTTCATAACtgtcaaattaaaaaaaaaagaaacaaacaattTGGTGTGGTTTTCCACATAAAAATTGACAGCATTACAATTTGGTGTATCTTAATGATGAATAAATGAATTtgttaatagaaattaatgaatccAAATGCAGGTAGGCTACTTAGTGTATTGGTCAATAGATTCCTATAtacttaatttatttaattctcACATGGGATGttgaatttgttttattttcggATGCGATAATTCTTAGTTAATTAATAGTCCCCAAATTAACTTAGTTTAACTCAgcataattaagtatataggcAGACTAATCACAatcaagaaatatatatatatatgtggtgTTGATCTTCTTCACCTTTATTATCTCTACTAAATAAACCATAACTCATCTCTTCTTCAAAAAGCTTTCACCATGGCTGAAGCTATTCTCTTCAACCTTACTGCAGAAATCATATTCAAATTGGGCTCTTCAGCACTCCGACAGTTTGGATCTCTGTGGGGCGGTGTCAATCCTGAACTTGACAAACTCCAACACTCTCTTTCTGCCATTCAAGCCGTTCTTCACGACGCAGAGGAGAAGCAGTTCAAGGACCATGCGGTCAAGCTTTGGGTTTCAAGGCTTAAGGATGTTTTGTACGAGATTGATGACTTGATCGACGAGTCCTCTTACGAAACCTTGAGAAGGCAAGTTCTGGCCAAACACCGAAGATACAGAAAACAAGTACGTATCCTCTTCTCCAAATTTAAATCTAATTGGAAAATAGGCCACAAAATCAAGGAAATTAGGGAGAGGCTACAAGCTATTAATGACGATAAAAATCAATTTGGCTTTTGTAAGAATGTGATAGAGAGAAGAGTCGAAGGGTTGAGAAAGAGACGGGAGACTCACTCTTTTATACCTGAAGACGAAGTGGTTGGTAGGAATGATGACAAGGAAGCAGTCATAGATCTTCTACTAAATTCCAACACCAAAGAGGATATTGCAATAGTTTCCATTGTTGGAACGGGAGGATTGGGAAAGACTGCCCTTGTCCAATCTATTTATAACCATAAGAGGATAATGACTCAATTTCAGTTGAAACTATGGGTGTGTGTTTCTGACGAATTTGATCTGAAAATTATTATCCAAAAGATAATAGAATCTGCAACCAAAGAGGAGCCTAAATCATTCCTTCAAATTGATCCATTACAATGTGAGCTTAGAAAGCAAATTGTTGGAAAGAAATATTTGCTCGTCATGGATGATGTCTGGAATGAGAAAAAAGAGGAATGGTTACATCTAAAAAGATTCTTGATGGGTGGTGCAAAGGGCAGTAGGATTTTGATCACAACACGTAGTGCACAGGTTGCTAAAACTTTTGACTCTACTTTCATCCATTTATTACAAATTTTGGATACGTCCAATTCTTGGTTATTGTTTCAAAAGATGACAGGTTTGGAAGAATGTTCAAATAATCAAGAGGCCGAGCTTGATCAAAGGAATTCAAACTTGATCCAAATCGGCAAGGAGATTTTGTCAAGGTTAAAAGGCATTCCGCTCGTAATAAGAACCATTGGAGGActtttaaaagataataaatcaGAAAGATTTTGGCTGTCTTTCAAGGATAAGGAACTTTATCAAGTTTTGGGGCAAGGACAAGATGCTCTAAAAGAATTGCAATTGATTCTTGAGCTTAGCTATAAATATCTCCCCGCTAACTTGAAGCGATGTTTCTTATATTGTGCTTTGTTTCCCAAAGATTGTAAACTTCCAAAGAATGAACTTATACTATTATGGAGGGCACAAGGTTTCATTCAACCAAATGGAAACAATGACGACGATAATTACCTCGTTGATATTGGTGATGATTATTTCATGGAGTTATTATCGAGGTCATTTTTTCAAGAGgttgaaaaaaatgattttggaGACATAATAGCATGTAAGATGCATGATTTGATGCATGATCTTGCTTGTTCGATAACAAATAATGAATGTGTGAGTGGCCTAAAGGGGAATGTCATTGACAAAAAAGCTCTTCACATTTTTTTGGAAGAAGATAGTCTTGAAAATCAACTTATGAGACCATTATCTAAGGCAACACATTTGAGGACTTTTTTTAGTCAAGATGCAGTTGGTTCACAATGGAACTTGGAAGAAACCTTCCACCATATTTTTCGACTGCGAACATTACATTTAGATCGGTATGATCAAATCCCAAATGCAAAGCCTTTGGAGTTTATTGGTAAGTTGAAACATTTGAGATTTTTAAGAATTAGAAATTCATATAATATTACATATCTTCCAGATTTCATTATGAACTTGTATAATTTAGAAACATTCATCTTTCGAAACTCGAGATTAAAAATTCTACCCAATGATGTAGGAAACTTGATCAACCTTAAGCATTTGGATCTATCTTTTAATCATAAATTAGAATTCCTTCCAGATTCTATTACTGAGTTGTGTAAGTTGGAAGCACTTATCCTTAAGGGTTGTGATAAATTAAAAGGATTGCCGAAAGATATCAAAAGTTGCAACAATCTTAGGCAACTTGATCTTTCTGACAATGAAAGTATAGAATTCCTTCCCGATTCTATTACTGATTTGAGTAAGTTGGAAGAACTTATCCTTAAACGTTGTCATAAATTAAAAAGATTGCCGAAAGATATCAAAAAGTGCAACAATCTTAGGCAACTTGATCTTTCTGACAATGAGAGTATAGAATTCCTTCCCGATTCTATTACTAATTTGTGTAAGTTGGCAGCACTTATCCTTAAGGGTTGTGATAAATTAAATGAATTGCCAGAATATGCTAAAAGGTTGATCAAGCTTAAGCATCTTGATTTGGACAGATGTTCGAGTCTCACTCATATGCCAGAAGGATTAAGTGAGCTTATTGATCTTCAAACAATGAATAGATTTGTGTTGGGAAAGAATAAGGGCGGTGAATTAAAGGAGTTGGATGGGCTGACCAAATTAAGAGGAAAATTGAGCATTGAACATTTGGAATTTTGCACCAGTATTGTTGATCGACAAATGAAGGGTAAGTTCTTGCAACTAAAATCTGGTCTTCAAGAGTTAACGTTAAATTGGAGGAAACGTACAATTGGCGATGATCGGTTGGAGGATATGATCTATGAAAGTGTTTTAGATTGCTTACAACCACATTCAAATCTTCAAGAGATATGTATTGATGGATATTATGGAGTGAATTTATGTAATTGGGTATCCTCTAAGTTCCTTGGTTGTCTTGTCACTATACGTCTTTATAACTGTGAAAGATTACGACATCTCCCCAGATTTGATCAATTTCCTAATCTCAAGCATCTTGAGCTTCTAGACTTATCCAACATCGAGTACATTATTGTGAACAATGATGATTCTGTTTCTTCATCAACAATTTTTTCATCCCTAGAGAAATTAAAGATTTCGAACATGCCTAAGTTGGTGAGCTGGTGCAAGGGTACAACCTCAAAATCTCCTATAATAATATTTCCTTACCTTTCTAGT
It contains:
- the LOC127143822 gene encoding disease resistance protein RGA2-like, whose product is MAEAILFNLTAEIIFKLGSSALRQFGSLWGGVNPELDKLQHSLSAIQAVLHDAEEKQFKDHAVKLWVSRLKDVLYEIDDLIDESSYETLRRQVLAKHRRYRKQVRILFSKFKSNWKIGHKIKEIRERLQAINDDKNQFGFCKNVIERRVEGLRKRRETHSFIPEDEVVGRNDDKEAVIDLLLNSNTKEDIAIVSIVGTGGLGKTALVQSIYNHKRIMTQFQLKLWVCVSDEFDLKIIIQKIIESATKEEPKSFLQIDPLQCELRKQIVGKKYLLVMDDVWNEKKEEWLHLKRFLMGGAKGSRILITTRSAQMTGLEECSNNQEAELDQRNSNLIQIGKEILSRLKGIPLVIRTIGGLLKDNKSERFWLSFKDKELYQVLGQGQDALKELQLILELSYKYLPANLKRCFLYCALFPKDCKLPKNELILLWRAQGFIQPNGNNDDDNYLVDIGDDYFMELLSRSFFQEVEKNDFGDIIACKMHDLMHDLACSITNNECVSGLKGNVIDKKALHIFLEEDSLENQLMRPLSKATHLRTFFSQDAVGSQWNLEETFHHIFRLRTLHLDRYDQIPNAKPLEFIGKLKHLRFLRIRNSYNITYLPDFIMNLYNLETFIFRNSRLKILPNDVGNLINLKHLDLSFNHKLEFLPDSITELCKLEALILKGCDKLKGLPKDIKSCNNLRQLDLSDNESIEFLPDSITDLSKLEELILKRCHKLKRLPKDIKKCNNLRQLDLSDNESIEFLPDSITNLCKLAALILKGCDKLNELPEYAKRLIKLKHLDLDRCSSLTHMPEGLSELIDLQTMNRFVLGKNKGGELKELDGLTKLRGKLSIEHLEFCTSIVDRQMKGKFLQLKSGLQELTLNWRKRTIGDDRLEDMIYESVLDCLQPHSNLQEICIDGYYGVNLCNWVSSKFLGCLVTIRLYNCERLRHLPRFDQFPNLKHLELLDLSNIEYIIVNNDDSVSSSTIFSSLEKLKISNMPKLVSWCKGTTSKSPIIIFPYLSSLMIYGRCPLHMLKFWHAPNLNLLQISDSEDELNVVPLKNYENLTSLYLSKLSKLEYLPESWQHYMTSLQLLSLSSCENLKSLPEWIDSLTSLNELNIFNCENLTLLPEEIRHIHNLQYLKIQDCPILVEKCKKNTGEEWPKIAHVPNLGISS